The following are encoded together in the Lactuca sativa cultivar Salinas chromosome 1, Lsat_Salinas_v11, whole genome shotgun sequence genome:
- the LOC111896713 gene encoding sucrose nonfermenting 4-like protein isoform X2 yields the protein MVTVEGSSTTFMTICDLPPGLHKFKFLVDGVWRIDERQPISEDEYGVNNVVLVEQPQLMPQTLLFDDGLPVMDIDSYDDRNHADVASTSGSVPKEVEVELTNDDIETTCRRLFKHFSSYKAYELIPDSGKVFALDDNMTVEEAFLVMHEEGFVIAPLWDATNLQISGMLTPSDFIMVLIELQRNRAMGTNSVHQFSTISAWKEGKLQLQRRPLIKVDPDDSLSDVAIRILQNHISAIPVVYVQQGSTCPQLLHVACLSGLLEHICRHFERRINYLPLLQHSIGGLPLGTWIREIGGVRELRTFPPNYLLSDAYRLLIDERISSVPIVDDKGALIDIFSRSDVISLAKGNAYVHVQLDQTTISQALQLVDKNARARYGICTRSDSLFKVMNLLSDPGMRRVVVVEASNRCVLGLITLRDIFNLIFRDFS from the exons ATGGTCACTGTCGAGGGTTCATCCACGACTTTTATGACGATTTGCGATCTACCACCTGGTTTACACAAG TTCAAATTCTTGGTTGATGGTGTGTGGAGGATCGATGAGCGACAACCAATTTCTGAAGATGAGTATGGTGTTAACAATGTCGTTCTTGTGGAACAACCGCAGCTAATGCCTCAAACATTACTTTTTGATGATGGTCTACCAGTCATGGATATTGATAGTTATGATGATAGAAATCATGCCGATGTT GCTTCAACATCAGGAAGTGTTCCTAAAGAAGTGGAAGTTGAATTAACGAATGATGATATTGAGACTACATGTCGTCGATTATTTAAACATTTTTCATCTTACAAAGCATACGAGTTAATTCCGGATTCAGGAAAG GTTTTCGCATTGGATGATAATATGACTGTGGAAGAAGCATTTCTTGTTATGCATGAAGAG GGATTTGTTATTGCCCCACTTTGGGATGCAACCAATTTACAGATTTCAGGGATGCTAACCCCATCCGATTTCATTATGGTCCTAATTGAG CTTCAGAGAAATCGTGCAATGGGGACAAATAGTGTCCATCAGTTTTCTACAATATCTGCATGGAAAGAAGGGAAGCTTCAACTTCAAAGAAGACCATTGATCAAA GTTGATCCTGATGATTCACTGAGTGATGTTGCAATTAGAATCTTGCAAAATCACATATCTGCAATTCCTGTTGTATATGTGCAACAAGGTTCAACTTGTCCACAATTGCTTCATGTTGCATGTCTTAGTGGACTCTTAGAAC ATATATGCAGACATTTTGAACGTCGTATAAATTATTTACCTCTTCTACAACATTCTATTGGTGGTCTTCCACTTGGCACTTGGATTAGAGAAATTGGGGGTGTCAGGGAATTAAGAACATTTCCTCCTAATTATCTTCTTAGTGATGCTTATAGACTGTTAATAGATG AACGTATAAGTTCAGTGCCTATTGTTGATGATAAGGGGGCTCTTATTGATATTTTTTCCAGGAG TGATGTTATTTCGTTAGCAAAGGGTAATGCATATGTTCATGTTCAACTTGATCAGACAACAATATCTCAA gCACTACAACTTGTAGACAAGAACGCCCGTGCTAGGTATGGCATATGCACACGCTCAGATTCCTTATTTAAGGTCATGAATCTTCTTTCAGATCCAG GGATGCGTCGTGTGGTGGTTGTTGAAGCTAGCAATCGATGTGTGTTGGGTTTGATTACATTGAGAGACATATTTAATCTCATTTTTAGAGATTTTTCTTAA
- the LOC111896713 gene encoding sucrose nonfermenting 4-like protein isoform X1, translated as MVHTHFVWSHGGNQVFLCGDFTAWIKYQQMVTVEGSSTTFMTICDLPPGLHKFKFLVDGVWRIDERQPISEDEYGVNNVVLVEQPQLMPQTLLFDDGLPVMDIDSYDDRNHADVASTSGSVPKEVEVELTNDDIETTCRRLFKHFSSYKAYELIPDSGKVFALDDNMTVEEAFLVMHEEGFVIAPLWDATNLQISGMLTPSDFIMVLIELQRNRAMGTNSVHQFSTISAWKEGKLQLQRRPLIKVDPDDSLSDVAIRILQNHISAIPVVYVQQGSTCPQLLHVACLSGLLEHICRHFERRINYLPLLQHSIGGLPLGTWIREIGGVRELRTFPPNYLLSDAYRLLIDERISSVPIVDDKGALIDIFSRSDVISLAKGNAYVHVQLDQTTISQALQLVDKNARARYGICTRSDSLFKVMNLLSDPGMRRVVVVEASNRCVLGLITLRDIFNLIFRDFS; from the exons ATGGTTCATACACACTTCGTGTGGTCTCACGGAGGCAATCAAGTGTTCCTATGTGGTGATTTCACTGC GTGGATCAAGTATCAACAGATGGTCACTGTCGAGGGTTCATCCACGACTTTTATGACGATTTGCGATCTACCACCTGGTTTACACAAG TTCAAATTCTTGGTTGATGGTGTGTGGAGGATCGATGAGCGACAACCAATTTCTGAAGATGAGTATGGTGTTAACAATGTCGTTCTTGTGGAACAACCGCAGCTAATGCCTCAAACATTACTTTTTGATGATGGTCTACCAGTCATGGATATTGATAGTTATGATGATAGAAATCATGCCGATGTT GCTTCAACATCAGGAAGTGTTCCTAAAGAAGTGGAAGTTGAATTAACGAATGATGATATTGAGACTACATGTCGTCGATTATTTAAACATTTTTCATCTTACAAAGCATACGAGTTAATTCCGGATTCAGGAAAG GTTTTCGCATTGGATGATAATATGACTGTGGAAGAAGCATTTCTTGTTATGCATGAAGAG GGATTTGTTATTGCCCCACTTTGGGATGCAACCAATTTACAGATTTCAGGGATGCTAACCCCATCCGATTTCATTATGGTCCTAATTGAG CTTCAGAGAAATCGTGCAATGGGGACAAATAGTGTCCATCAGTTTTCTACAATATCTGCATGGAAAGAAGGGAAGCTTCAACTTCAAAGAAGACCATTGATCAAA GTTGATCCTGATGATTCACTGAGTGATGTTGCAATTAGAATCTTGCAAAATCACATATCTGCAATTCCTGTTGTATATGTGCAACAAGGTTCAACTTGTCCACAATTGCTTCATGTTGCATGTCTTAGTGGACTCTTAGAAC ATATATGCAGACATTTTGAACGTCGTATAAATTATTTACCTCTTCTACAACATTCTATTGGTGGTCTTCCACTTGGCACTTGGATTAGAGAAATTGGGGGTGTCAGGGAATTAAGAACATTTCCTCCTAATTATCTTCTTAGTGATGCTTATAGACTGTTAATAGATG AACGTATAAGTTCAGTGCCTATTGTTGATGATAAGGGGGCTCTTATTGATATTTTTTCCAGGAG TGATGTTATTTCGTTAGCAAAGGGTAATGCATATGTTCATGTTCAACTTGATCAGACAACAATATCTCAA gCACTACAACTTGTAGACAAGAACGCCCGTGCTAGGTATGGCATATGCACACGCTCAGATTCCTTATTTAAGGTCATGAATCTTCTTTCAGATCCAG GGATGCGTCGTGTGGTGGTTGTTGAAGCTAGCAATCGATGTGTGTTGGGTTTGATTACATTGAGAGACATATTTAATCTCATTTTTAGAGATTTTTCTTAA